The sequence CCTGACAATCTGTTGATTATCTCAAGACTCGGTCATTTTTCTCTCTTTATTTTCTTGCCCTACCCAGTACAATTTTTCGTATGTCCCTGTGCAAGGCTCTGAAGATTTCCCCAGTGCGGGTTCTCCGATGTAACGCGATGCCTTCAGTTGGCAGCTGCTGGCGGAGGCCCCTTGGCCTAAACTGAATCAGACTGGGAATTAAAGGCCCTTCCCCAAAGAAAGCGACAGGTGTTAGCCTGCCCCTCATTTGTTCTCTCACTTCTTTGGTGACTTCTGGTTTGGGTGCAACTGCACTCTCAGATGCCGCATTCCCTTAAAACGCACAGAAGAAATAAGTACAAAAAAACTAGTAAATACACCCTAGTTTTAAATGTTTATCTTTAGAAGCATGTTAGAAGTCATGCGTTTGTATTTGCGCATCCCTTACAGTTAACAAAATAACTACAGAATTATGTTCAAGAACATTTGGGTTATTATAGTTGAGTTTACAGAGGCAGCCCAATTCACATCTGTTGCACcattattggcaaaagagctgatctggTTGGCCAAAAGACGTACGAGTGTAAAAAGATGAGAATTAGGCTGTTTTACATGTTATGTCTAGAAATGGACTTATATCCATTAGCCCAATTTCGTTGTGGGTGTGTGCACTATTCTTTTATGCACAATTGTCTATTTGTTTACGTCTGATAGAAGTGTTCAACCTTCTGGTCTCGTTGCATGCATTGTGTATGTATACAGCGCATTGTCATGCAAATTCCCAATACACAATAGCGCATTTGTGTCTATCTAAACCGGCACCAAAATGTGTCATGTCACTAAATTCTCCAGGTAAACAACATGATACCATTACGAGTGAGTTTTATGCACAAGATTTTCGCTACAGCAATTAAGCATCAGTAAAATATCTACAACCTAAATGAAGGCCGTGTCCAAAGGCTTTGAAGTGGAGGGGTTTGGCACCTCGCCACCCCACGCTCCGCTCCAGATCTCCTCTTAATGGTCTGGACTGGGGAGAGAGCAGCTGTCTCGGCCCGCTTTTGTTCGAGAACCCGCAGAGGGACCGGGCGcccctctccatcttctctcttccctcccttctctgCCACCACCCGGCGGCTTCATTAGCTCTGTGGCCAATTATTATGGGTTTATAGTCAGGAGGAGAGGGACCATTTACTACAGCAACGTTTTCAATTTTCGAATTCAATaataaattttaaaaaatgcCTGTGGATAAGGttcatttttctggattttttaaaATTCACAATTgaatgagtggcgcagcggtctaaggcactgtatctcactgcaagaggcgtcactgcagtacctggttcgaatccaggctgcatcacatccggccgtgattgggagtcccatagggcggtgcacaattggcaccGCTTCGTCCAGGTTTGGTCGGGGTATTCCGTcaatataaataataatttgttcttaactgacttgtctagttaaataaaggttacatttataaaaacatgtttttaattgTAAACAAGTAATGGTTTGCCTATACTGTACTTGAAAATAATTATAAACGTGTTTCCTTCTACGTCAAGTCCAGTCGGCTGTACACAAATATTGCCAGCGATCAACCAAGGTCATATCGCCTGTCATCTAACCAcagccaattctgatctttttcactaattggtcttctgaccaatcagatcacctctgaaaaagatctgacgtGATTGTTCAGAAGagcaattagtggaaaaaagttCGAAATTGGGCTGCAAGTGTAAACACAGGCTAGAAACCACCGACCTAATTTCCTcgtcacatacaggtaactgccaaaataaaggaaacaccaacatggtGTCTTATAAGGGCGTTGGGCCAACACGAGCCGCCAGAACAGATTCAATGTGACTTGACATAGATTATAAAAGTgtttggaactctattggagggatgcaacaccattatTCAATGATCAATTCTGtaattttgtgttttgttgatggtggtggaaaacactgtctagGGTGCTggtccagaatctcccataagtgttcaattgggttgagctctggtgactgacacacacaccttaaACCTGCTATGCTCCTTTGGGACCCCTtcttcaaagtcactgagatctcttctagccatggtagccaaaataataggCAACTGgatatttttatacatgaccctaagcatgaagGGATGTTAATTGcgtaattaactcaggaaccacacctgtgaagaagcacctgctttcaatatactttgtatccctcattttaCTCaagggtttcctttattttggcagttctGTCCTACTGGACTAGGTAATTTCTTTAATATTACTGAAACCATTTGCTTATATTCATTCACATTGCAAGCAAGAGTATAATATGAAATAAAATGACCGTTTTGAATTGTTTATAAATGCACAATAATATTGTAGTAGCTGTAGGCCTCAGCATCATTCATATCTTTTAACATGGGTTTATCTCATGTTGATAGGATCAAAACATATTtctatataagagagagagagagaaagtgtctgtgtttttgtgtgtgtgcgcaagcaCAGGTGTGTACAAAGAAAATTGATAACATCTACGGAAATTCCATACACATTTTTATTAATATTGGTTAATAATATACAACAAAGAAGGGAGCAGTACAAAAGCTATTTGTGACTAGAGCTATGAAGCTAAATGTTTTCTTATTATTCAATAAATAAAGATGTTAATACAATAAATACAAGAAAAAGATTAATAAGAGCCTTCTACAATGCAGGCTACGGAAAGTAGACTTCGGAGAGGAAGTACTGAAAGGTCTGTTAATATACCACACCGAGATCAGGAACACAACCGCCCCACAATCCAACACAATGTCTTCTGAGTAGCATATCTATAAGATACATAACAGAGGAGGGTCTAACATAGGGATCCAGCACACACCCAGAGGGCCGGTATAGTTTACCATGGCCTCCACATCTCCAGCATGCCCAGGTGGGGGCTCCCGGGCAGGAGCAGGGGCTTGTCCTGGGGCCCCACCACATGGCACAGTGGCCCCTCCATCTGGCCCTGCCTCCCAGACCTGGGGTCCCCTCTGAGGGGTGTAGTTGGGGCTCCTGGCCCCTGGCTGGGTGGAGGGGTGTCAGGCCTGAGGTTGGGGTTGGCCTGCGAGGGGTGCTCTTCACTGGAGCGGGGCAGGGATTTGAGCAGATGGTTGAGCAGGCGGGAGCCCAATGTTTTGTCCATCCACTCGCAGCTGAGCAGCATGTTGTGGACCTCGTGCATGCACTGAATGTAGCCTGTGCTGTACTTCTGCTGTGCTTCCAGGCCTAAGGTGGGGTCTgctgtggaggggaggagatACTGGCTCAAACATGGGTCATAGCGTCATCTGTTGGTGGCAGGATGTATTGCACCCAGACTGGCCTATTCACCAAAATACATTTGTATAATGCATAATGCATTTCTTAATCCTGAAAGGggagcacatttttgtttttgacttaacactacacacctgattccactaatcaAATGTTTAAATGATGAGTTGATTAGTGGAATCATGTGTGTAGTGCTGGggatgtgcacccctttgggtccccatgACCAGGATTAAGAAACACTTGACTAATCAATTGTTTTATGTTGAGACCAAGAGAAAATATGGAGAAAACCCCAATTAAATCATACAACTATGAGTACTAATACTCAAAAAGTATTATTCTTATTAGGCAACATAGGACTGTTATTCAATCACTGATGAAAATACTCCCACCAGTCTCCGTAACTACTTTCTAACGTGCCGACTAGGCCCCCAACTGCTTACATAGAGTATTGCATGCAGGCACAACTTTGAAAACTCACTTGTATGTTTCTTCCGTCAAGTCACTTTATTGGACACTTACCACTGAATTTATGTGTCTGAACATTCTGTAGGTGTTTCACTGTCATCTCTAGAATGTCCGCCTTTTCAAGTTTCGATTGCTGTTGGGGAAAATGGAAAGTTAGTGTCAAGAAATAACTTACATAGCGTTTTTCACACTCCATATAATTGAGCATTTATAACAATTAaaatacagtgtgtatatatgcCTACTCACGTCAAGACTGAACGCCCCGACGACCGTTTCTTTCAGCTGATCCAAGCAGTTATTAATCCTCTCCCGTCTTTTCCTCTCAATGAGCGGCTTGCGCAACTAGAGATGGAAAGCGATGGGTTAATGGCGACCAGATACAGACACAAACTGGACCAGATAATCACTAAGCGTGAGCATCTCCGAAGAAAGACACATGTTGATGTTTAAGTTTATCTATCGACGGGGACAAAGGCAATACCTTTCTCTCCTCCTTGGCACTCGAGTGTCTCCCCACGTTGTGCGCCATGGCGCTGGTTGTCATCTCTCCTTTACGCTCGGTATAGTTGAATATAGAGTATAGCTCTCCTCTCCCGGCTGAGTCTAGGATCTGTCTGTAAGGCCCTCCGCGCGGCGCACCCCTCTTATTTATAGGGAAGAATTAGCATGTGAATGCTCGAGCTCTTTGGCTGAGGTATTTTCCCACACACGGTGTCGCTCCCATCAGTCAGGGATGACAGGTCATTGCCTCTTTTCTATAGCCGAGGTACCAGCTCTGCAAAAAAAACCACAAGCGACAGATGTCCAGCCTGAAACCATGCACCCCCCCTCCGCTCccccctctattctctctctctctctctctctctctctctctctctctctctctcgtgaagCAAAGCGCACGGGTCCCCTCAGGATTGTCATTCCCAGGGCCGAACAAGAGTGTGTAATTACCGTGGTTACACCAGGGACCCCCTCGGCCATTCATGCCAATGAACTGGGAAAGCATTAGGCCTACCCGAGAAAAGGCGAAACCTATCCCCTGAAGTTTCACACGGAAAATATACCCACAACGCCTAGTGGCCCTGTGGTCATTGTTCTCAGTCTGGATCGTTGTCGATACTAACAAGTGCTCAGGGAAGTGTTGATGCTGAAAAACTGGTGATTCAACCCTGAGTGAAGAGTAGGACTAAACTAATTGCTCTGAGAATTTAAGCCACAAGCCTACAGTATAACGAAAAGTGTTAATATTTTAAATTGAATGTAGCCTATATGTTTTTACTGAGATATAGCCTAAATTATGTTCGCGCAATGGCAAGGGATATATACTGTATGCTCATGACTGGAAAACCTATTTGGCAATTACACTCAAAGTTAAAGAAGCTTATTTCAAACTATGTTCAACTCTGCACTGGTTTAGCAATTCAGTAGGTCTAGACTACTCAACGAATTTTCAACAGGTGGTCAGGTTTCATTCGAATTAATTGATTAAAATTCAATACATCGATAGCAAGTGTTGTTTTATGTTCTGAATTTCGTTGAAATAAAATGAAATCCCTTCACCTAATGGTTTTGGGGGATATGGGTGGGGTAGTTTCCGAATTCCACATGAATTCCAATGCTCTTTGGGTTGTCTAATATCGACAAGGACAAATTACTTCAATATCGTTTCGGATATTGATCATGGCTTATTATTAATCAATATACTTCTTTTTTGTGTACAACTTTTGTTAGCCTAAGCCAGACAGAGGAAGCGTTTTAAAACTGTAACCTAAACATATATTGTCAACTTTTTCTAACGCACTGAGTCAGGGAGAGCAGATGTCAGAGTGACCACGCAGACAGATGTCACACCCGCGCGCTGGCCCTTGGCGTAAGGGATTCATGGCGGGGGCTCTGTGTTTGACTTGAGCCACGCGACTGTCAGGCG comes from Salmo salar chromosome ssa20, Ssal_v3.1, whole genome shotgun sequence and encodes:
- the LOC106581357 gene encoding transcription factor HES-1 isoform X2, which translates into the protein MTTSAMAHNVGRHSSAKEERKLRKPLIERKRRERINNCLDQLKETVVGAFSLDQSKLEKADILEMTVKHLQNVQTHKFSDPTLGLEAQQKYSTGYIQCMHEVHNMLLSCEWMDKTLGSRLLNHLLKSLPRSSEEHPSQANPNLRPDTPPPSQGPGAPTTPLRGDPRSGRQGQMEGPLCHVVGPQDKPLLLPGSPHLGMLEMWRPW
- the LOC106581357 gene encoding transcription factor HES-1 isoform X1, which gives rise to MTTSAMAHNVGRHSSAKEERKLRKPLIERKRRERINNCLDQLKETVVGAFSLDQSKLEKADILEMTVKHLQNVQTHKFSADPTLGLEAQQKYSTGYIQCMHEVHNMLLSCEWMDKTLGSRLLNHLLKSLPRSSEEHPSQANPNLRPDTPPPSQGPGAPTTPLRGDPRSGRQGQMEGPLCHVVGPQDKPLLLPGSPHLGMLEMWRPW